A portion of the Actinomycetes bacterium genome contains these proteins:
- a CDS encoding DUF6444 domain-containing protein, translated as MALAQRDALIAALAARVAELEARLGKNSRNSWRSSSGSSPARRSAEAPSPQSKN; from the coding sequence GTGGCGCTCGCGCAGCGCGATGCGCTGATCGCCGCGTTGGCTGCTCGGGTCGCGGAGTTGGAAGCGCGGTTGGGGAAGAACTCGCGGAACTCGTGGAGATCCTCTTCGGGATCATCACCCGCCAGGCGATCCGCCGAGGCACCTTCACCTCAGTCAAAGAATTGA